The window GATAAGTTGAAGGCAGTAGCTTCCTGGCCCACGGGCCTTCCAGAGGCTAGCACAGGGACCATCAGGGTTAAAGTCGGGTTCCCCGCGATGCTGAGGAATGGCGTCATAATGGACGTTACTTCCGTTGAGCAAGCTCAGATAGCTGAGGACTCCGGTGCAGTGGGTGTGATGGTGCTCGATAAACTCCCATACGATGTCAGGAAGAGCGGTGGAGTCGCTAGGATGGCGGATCTCAAGATAATAGAGGACGTGATGAATCACATCACGATACCCGTGAGCGCTAAAGTGAGGATAGGCCACTTCTACGAAGCCTTACTCCTCGAATCCATCGGTGTTGACCTGATAGATGAATCAGAGGTGCTAACACCTGTTGATGAGGCCCATCATATAAATAAGTGGGCCTTCAAAGTGCCTTTCGTCAACGGCTGCAGGGAGCTCTGCGAGGCTCTGAGGAGGATATCTGAGGGGGCATCTATGATAAGGAGTAAGGGGGAAGCGGGAACTGGAAACGTATCTGAGGCAGTTAAGCACTTCAAGCAGTTACTTAGGGCAATAATAACGCTCCACTTATCCCATAAGGATGGAGAGGAGGAGATCTTGAGGGACTTCGCTAGGCAGTGTCAAGTCTCTCAGGGCTTAGTGAACTTAACTGCTAGGATGGGGAGGCTCCCAGTGATAACTTTCGCAGCTGGAGGCATAGCTACACCAGCTGACGCTGCTCTAATGATGTACCTCGGTGCTGATGGTGTCTTCGTGGGCTCAGGTATTTTCAAGAGCCAGGATCCTAAGCAGAGGGCTTTCGCTATCGTCTTAGCCACATCTCACTGGGACGATCCGGAAACGGTAGTTGAAGCCCAGAAGATGGTGAGCGAGAGAGCTTCGATGCTGGGTATCGAGATAAGCTCACTAAAGGCGGAGGAACTGCTTCAGACGAGGGGTGTCTGAATGAGAATAGGGGTCCTAGCACTTCAGGGTGATATAGAGGAGCATGAACAGGCTATCAGGGATTCCTCAAGATCTTTAGGCTTTGATGTAGATGTCGTGAGGGTAAAGAGGCCTGGTGACCTCAAAGGCCTCTCAGGGGTCTTGATACCCGGGGGAGAATCAACTACTATATGGAAGCTATCCCAAGGCGAGTTGATGCTAGCGTTGAGGGATGAGATCTTAAATGGGCTTCCAGCTATGGGAACTTGCGCTGGAGCTATATTCATGGCGAAGGAAGTTAAGGATAGGGTTGTAGGTGAGACGGGCCAAGGTATACTGGGATTGATGGATATGACAGTCATCAGGAACTACTATGGGAGACAGAGGGAGTCTTTCGAGATGGATCTCAATTTGGAGGGGATAGGGAGCGTGAGAGCTGTCTTCATAAGGGCCCCGGCCATAGTTAGGATCTGGGGTAAAGCTAATGCTCTCTCTGAACTCAATGGGACATATCCCGCTGTCATTCAAGATAATATGTTAGCTCTGACCTTCCATCCCGAGCTAACGACGAGTAAGGTACATGAGTGGTTCCTAAGGGAACTGGTGTTAAAATGATCTAATAGATGAATTGCTAGCTAAACTCCGAAGTTACCAGGATTCCCCGATATTTTTTATTTTCATAAGTGCAACTGCCCCAGACCCCATAAAAAATTAATTTCTCTCAGCTCGCATTTAAGGGGCTGACATTGAGGGAGGACTTACTCCAGGAGTTCCCATCATTAGAGAGATACATATACCTGAACACAGCGAGCATAGGCTTGGTACCTAGGAGAACGATAGAGGCCATTAGGGATTTCTCCGAGAGGGTTATGAGAGAGGGTTCAGCTTACCTCGATGAGGATATGGAAGAGGGCATCTTCGAGGAGCTCAGGAGGGCCTCCTCTAGATTGATGAAGTGTGATGAGGATGATGTAGCTATATTCAGTAGCGTCACAGAGGCCATAAATTCACTGGCCTGGGCTTTGAGAGGAGGGGGAAAGATCATCTCGACGAGTTTGGAGTTCCCATCCCTGATATATCCATGGATAAGGGTAGGGAAGGAGAAGAACTGGAGCTTGGAGCTCTTGAAATCGGATCTCCTAGTGGATGAGGACGAGCTCTTGAAGAGGATAACTGAGGGAGTTAGAGCAGTTTGCCTGAGCCATGTGGAGTTCTTGACTGGCCAGAGGTTGAATTTGAGGGAGATAGCTGAGAGGGCTCATGAAGTAGGCTCCTTGCTCATTGTCGATGGGATACAGGCAGCAGGCTGCATTCCTATCGATGTGAAGTCCCTGGATGTCGATTTTTATGTCTTCGGAGGCTATAAGTGGCTTCTAGGCCCTATGGGAGCTGCTGCAGCTTACATAAGGGAGGAGCTATCCGATGAACTCGAGCCCGGTATAGTGGGCTGGCGGTCCGTCGAAGATATGTGGTCCCTCGATGCCTCTAGTATGAAATACGCGAGGGGAGCGAGGAAATTCGAGTACGGCACTAGCTCTTACGATTCGAAGGTGGGCTTGGCTAAATCCATCGAGTACTTGCTCGAGATAGGGATAGAATCGATACATGAGCAAGATATGAGGGTCAGCGAGAGGTTAATGGAGAGGATCAGGGAGATAGAGGGGATTAAGATCGTGACACCCCAGAACAGGGGGCCCATAGTGACTATAGAGACCGATAGGCCTCACGATCTCCTTAAGATGATGGAGAGGGGAGGGAGGAAGCTCATCGCCAGCGTCAGGAGAGGGCTGATCAGGTTCTCCATCCACCTCTACAACGATTACGAGGACGTTGAGGAAGCCTCTGACCGCTTGGCTGAAGCTGTCAAGAGTCTATCCTGACGATCCGAGTTGCGAAATAGTAAAAGATTGAGAAAGCGTCGAATGGGGCGAGGCTTTATAGAATCCCTCGCATCTATCATTGGGAGAGAAATTATTTCCATCCTTCGCAAGAGAGCTATTTATCATAGTACGAGAGCTCTCATTGGACTTGATATTAGCTTTCAATCACAATAGTGCTATTCAAGAGTCCTATCCTCCCCCGGCGGGTGGGAAGATGTCTATGGAATCCCCCTCCTCCACCTCAGTATCTAGCCAGTCTAAGAGCCTTATGTTCCTCCCGTTCAGTAATATCATGAAATTCTCATATCCAAAATCCTCAAGAACTCCCTTCAGATCCTTCAGCTCATCTAGAAGCTCTGAAAATTTCACTTTATTCCTACCCAAACTCAGGGTCTTGCTCTTCCATCCCAGTTTCTCCCTCAGCGTCAGGTATACCCTTACCTCCACCATCGCCTCATACAGGCGTCCCTCACTTATATTCATTCGGGAGCTAACTCGAATCCCTCGATTCAGAGGGGACAGTATGAGAGTCCGTGTAAGTAAGGGCAGTGCGAGCATGAGGGTTTATTCCCCCAGCAATCCG of the Candidatus Korarchaeum sp. genome contains:
- the pdxS gene encoding pyridoxal 5'-phosphate synthase lyase subunit PdxS is translated as MKAVASWPTGLPEASTGTIRVKVGFPAMLRNGVIMDVTSVEQAQIAEDSGAVGVMVLDKLPYDVRKSGGVARMADLKIIEDVMNHITIPVSAKVRIGHFYEALLLESIGVDLIDESEVLTPVDEAHHINKWAFKVPFVNGCRELCEALRRISEGASMIRSKGEAGTGNVSEAVKHFKQLLRAIITLHLSHKDGEEEILRDFARQCQVSQGLVNLTARMGRLPVITFAAGGIATPADAALMMYLGADGVFVGSGIFKSQDPKQRAFAIVLATSHWDDPETVVEAQKMVSERASMLGIEISSLKAEELLQTRGV
- the pdxT gene encoding pyridoxal 5'-phosphate synthase glutaminase subunit PdxT, with amino-acid sequence MRIGVLALQGDIEEHEQAIRDSSRSLGFDVDVVRVKRPGDLKGLSGVLIPGGESTTIWKLSQGELMLALRDEILNGLPAMGTCAGAIFMAKEVKDRVVGETGQGILGLMDMTVIRNYYGRQRESFEMDLNLEGIGSVRAVFIRAPAIVRIWGKANALSELNGTYPAVIQDNMLALTFHPELTTSKVHEWFLRELVLK
- a CDS encoding aminotransferase class V-fold PLP-dependent enzyme, which produces MREDLLQEFPSLERYIYLNTASIGLVPRRTIEAIRDFSERVMREGSAYLDEDMEEGIFEELRRASSRLMKCDEDDVAIFSSVTEAINSLAWALRGGGKIISTSLEFPSLIYPWIRVGKEKNWSLELLKSDLLVDEDELLKRITEGVRAVCLSHVEFLTGQRLNLREIAERAHEVGSLLIVDGIQAAGCIPIDVKSLDVDFYVFGGYKWLLGPMGAAAAYIREELSDELEPGIVGWRSVEDMWSLDASSMKYARGARKFEYGTSSYDSKVGLAKSIEYLLEIGIESIHEQDMRVSERLMERIREIEGIKIVTPQNRGPIVTIETDRPHDLLKMMERGGRKLIASVRRGLIRFSIHLYNDYEDVEEASDRLAEAVKSLS
- a CDS encoding MoaD/ThiS family protein; the encoded protein is MVEVRVYLTLREKLGWKSKTLSLGRNKVKFSELLDELKDLKGVLEDFGYENFMILLNGRNIRLLDWLDTEVEEGDSIDIFPPAGGG